Below is a genomic region from Rana temporaria chromosome 3, aRanTem1.1, whole genome shotgun sequence.
gctCAAggcaaggcaccccaacaggtcatgttttcaggatttccctgagatgaaacagctgtggtacttaccaaaggcagtgaaactgatcaaattacctgtgcaaaataatggaaagcctgaaaacatgacctgttggggcaccttgaggcctggagttgagaaacactgatctagagacTAAACCTATTTATCCCATGACAGTGTGTTGAAGGGGCCTGGGGTGGAATCAAGCCTAGAATTCTACAGTTTATGAACTGTACAGTCTGAGAGTGAAGAATTAGAAGTTCTTGAGACAGAAAAACTCTGGCTTGAGCTTTGTCCAGGATGAGACTCAGATACTCCAAAAAGACATGTCGGCTACAGCGCTGAGTTCTGAAGGTTTAGGATCCAATCAGTCAGGACTGTCAGCCTcacattgtcagtatttgtgccgACTGCTCCCTTAGTAGGAGGTCGTACAGATATTCACAATGTGAATACCCTGGGATTGTGGCATTGCTAGCAGGGGTGCTAAAACTTTTGTGAACTCGTCGGTTGAGGAAGACTGACCAGACGGTATGGCTGAAAACTGTCAGTGTTGTGttcctgtagcaaattggaggtAGTGTTAAAAGTACTGGAAAGATAGTGACGTGCAAGtatgcatccctgatgtccaTAGAGCCTTGAAATCCTGTGATGGAGGGAGACCGACAGATCTTCTGGATTCCATGGAACATTTTTCAGATTTGAAGACATTTAAAGCTTTCAGGCTTTAGTAAATAGGTCAAATGCCACCTTTTAGCTTTGGTACAGTGAAAAGGTGGGAGTACAACCTTGAACCCCTTGTGCTGATGAATAATTTCTTCGCCCTGAAGATATGTAAAAGCAGAATGGAGGAGGTCTACTAGTCTGTGCAGCAATGAAAACAAAAAGGGCATACGAGTGTGCTAAACAAGTGTATTTGCTCACTAGCATTGTGTACCCAATGTGGGCCGTGTTACTTTAGTCCGAGAATACtgcatataaacaaaaatgggtAGTGTAGTCTGTGCGGCAACACAGGCAGATTGGACAACATGAAGATGgaaaaggggagagaggaggattcTAACTTGTAACTCTACAACTCTAGCACAAGCTTCCAAGATGCTTTCTAACAGTTTTTGCAAAGACCAAAATACTTTCAAGTCTACAAACAAGTCCACTTTAGCAtaggaatacacacacacacgctaaagtgggggggggggggctttatctGTAGATTTTAAAGTTTTAGGGGTATGGACTTTGTGATTTAACAGAGTTTGGGTCGGGCCTCGGAGGTTGAAGCAAAAGAAATGAAAAGGAACTCTTCTTGGCCTTAGAGGATGAAGAAGCCTTACCAGTTTGTGGCTTAGGCTTTTTTTGCTGGGGTAAATGGGTACTCATCACCAGCGACATGCTTTATTAGTGCAAATAATGGAAGCACCAAAAAAGCCACGCACaagtgtttttttgcattactgTTCCACAGACCAACATTTCATCCAAAGAGTTCTCTGCATAAGTTTTAAGAAGATAAGAGAACATCAGATCCACAATGGAACGGCCCACTTCTTGATAGTTGCTTCCTCAAAAACGGGTCCAATAGCCACCCCCTTCCTGGATGATAGGGAGTTGCCATACCAAAAAAAGCCAAGAAAGACACCAAAAAGTGTTTGGACTCAAGTAGAGGACAACAAAAACAGGCTGTAGTTTAGTTCCTGAGGGCGGTCACTACAGGTAGACCTGAAACTTGGTTGATAATTAGCTGAAAAAAAACCTGACTTGGCAGGACTGCTCTGTTTGCACTTGAGATCAGACATGTTGCACTGCTTAACAGAGACAacttaattagaaaaaaaaaaatgaaaaaaaaaaaaaaatgaaaccaggAGAGGAAAATATGGCTGGAGGTGACCAGGTCTCTCAGGGCGAGTGCAAGGCTTTTTGTCTAGACAGGCGAGGTGCATTTTGGTGCCCCCCCTCAAACACAATCAAATCAGCAATACATCCCATCTGTACTGCTTTTTGTGGGACCTTCCTGAGATCAGAACAAAATCCCACAAATCTggactaagggccagttcacaccaacaCACAGTGCAGGAAGCTACACAGTTGCGATCTGCAGTGGGTGTCAATGTTAACTCAATGATAGCCCAAAACACAGGTCACAAATGTAATGCGTTTACCTGCACCAGATCATATGGTTCAGTAGTACCATGTGATCTGGTTCTGCCAGATGGCTCCAGTAACTTGCTTGGCATGTTGCATTACTGTGGTTGCTCCACATCTTTAGTGATGTGCCTAGATTGTCCCTTATGTAGCAGCCAACATCTCTCTTTGGGGGTGGGGGAGTTTGGGTAAGAGGATACTGCATGTGCAGGGGGACATTTTTGGAGCGAGGGTGGTCAGATTTAATTTCCAACTATCTCCCCCACCTTCTAGGACAAGTCCTCCATCCTCCCAAAACACTCCCATGCACATACAGTATCCTCTAACCCAACCTCCTCCACCCCCAAATCACTGCCAGTATTCATTTGTCAGCTTCAGTCCAGCAGGGTCCAGGTAAAGGCTCTAAAGCCAATTACTATGTATATAGCGATCCAGGCAGCTGCACAAGGATCCCAGCTGAGCAGCAGGGACAAAACAAGTGAAGCATGTGCTGGGAGTAGGAGGGGGTTATACCTGGCCGGCCAACTTTTTTGGGTGTTCTATACCTCCTGTTAGCAGTAGaaaccaattttcccagaaaaaCTGAATCCTGTGACCcttaatgaatgaaaaaaaatcccattgtCCAGAATTCAAACTTGGTATTCTCAAAAGGAGTTTAGAAACTGACAGTTACCTTCTGTGAGCCTGGCTTTTCCACCTGTGGGCTGGCACAGGACTGTCGAGCATCCTACACAAAGGACAACCGTCTGTGCATGGCTGAATACAGTAGTGATCTTATAGCagcctgaaaaacaaaacaaaaaaaacataactacATTAAAACAACAAGTTAAGGTAATCATTACCGTTCAGCTGAATAGGTAGGTATATACATTTACAGCAAGCTATTTACAACTGTCAGTCACcggagaactgagcgatctaGGATTTCTCCATTTTCGGTCTAGAGGCTGCGGGGGAGCAACAGACAATAGAGCAACactaagggcggattgcaggcgctacttttaatgctatagcgcctgcaatacgccctcagtttgaaaggggtctCAGGTTTGAATGGTGTGGTGAAGAATTAGAACCCTTGGAGGGATTTTGCTGTTGTCGGTGTTCACTCTCTTCTTGTCCTAAAGGCCATGGTCACCAGTACTAAAAGGGAGGGAAAAATCCTGCATTTGCAAGTTGGGTGACATCTGCCTGAGGAGATTTTCCTCACTTTGAAAAGCTTTTCTGTCATTTCCTGTTCTGTCTATAGGGAAGTAAAGGAATATCTCACCAATGGGCTacagatggccaaaaaaaaaagttattaaaacatttattttttggggttttagaAATACATTAAAACAATTTGCCGACCGCAGGACATTTACAGCGAATGGAGCGGACAAGTTGAATCACGTACATGTATGCAATTTAGCCTCACCATGCCTCCTACTAAAGTACCTCAGACTGTTGCTATACAAAAATGGGTCATTTAgcgggggtatatatatatatatatatatatatatatatatatatatatatacacacacacacacacacacacacacacacacatacatatatacatatacacacacacacacacacacacacacacacacacagtcctggAATTTTAAGGGCCTCAAGAAAAGACAAATCAGTACCGATTCATTTTTCGATAGAGATATAATTTTACATATACAAtcgtttgtaaacgctatgactTTCACACAAAACCAATATATAAAatgccgattttttttaaccagacatgtagcagaagtttgacctaaatttatcaagacattttattGGATACTTTttacaaacaaagtaaaaaatgttgggtttcttttttcaaaacgtttgtttatatagcaaaaaataaaacccagtggtgataaaataccaatataagaaagctccatttgtttcaagaaaatgttataaaaatttattttaataatataacatttatatttgtttacagtgttgcatgactgtgcaattgtcagttaaagtattgCAGTGCTGAATAACAAAAGCGGCCCTGGTCAGAAAAGGGGTAAAAGCttctggagctcaagtggttTAGTAATATGTACACTGCTTTTGTGACAAGCATGGCAACAGcacacaattaaccacttaagccccggaccaatatgctgctaaatgcccaaaggcgtttttacaattcggcactgcgtcgctttgacaattgcgcgctcgtgcgacgtggctcccaaacaaaattggcgtccttttttccccacaaatagagctttcttttggtggtatttgatcacctctgcggtttttattttttgcgctataaacaaaaatagagcgacaattttgaaaaaaaattcaatattttttacttttttctataataaatatcccccaaaaacctataaaaaaaaaaaaaatgttcccctcagtttaggccgatacgtatcctacctatttttgttaaaaaaaaaaaaaaaaaccccaataagcgtttatcgattggtttgcgcaaaatttatagcgtttacaaaataggggatatttttattaattattttttttttactactaatggcagcgatcattatggcggacacttcggacaattttgacacatttttgggaccattgtcattttcacagcaaaaaatgcatttaaattgcattctttattgtgaaaatgacagttgcagtttgggcttcacctagtgtgtggctgtaggtctgacgtcatcgattgtgtctcccctataaaggggatgacacgatcgatgcgccgccacagcgaagccgtgtttacacacggctctccccgttcttcagctccggggagcggtcgcgacggagcggctataaacgaatagccgcgccgtcgtcccggatcgctccccgagggaatccgccctcAGCGGGGGggtggtcccgatcggaccccccacccgctagaaggcaaggacgtatatatacgcccttctgcctgtccgtgccattttgcggatgtaaatagtcgtgcggcccgcgtgaagtggttaaaatggtgcaatgggtatttaaaaaaaaaaaaaaacacacacaaacacactgcAGCAGTCCCCTGTCGGCTCCAAGCCCAAgaatggagcgatcacgtggccaccgattgctcagttctcaggtccgctctgtgctctgcccctcTGGTGCTCAGGCAGGAGAGGGAATGGggacagctggctcaggctctcagcaacaTGCTGAAAGGCTAAATCGGCTGCTAATCCGGCATCTAGGTGGATCCTGACATTGTCTGGATATAGAGGCTGAAGCAGCTCTGCGATATCAGTTGATAGCAGGCTTTAGCCCATCGTTGGCCAATTCTGGGTTACAGGAATGCACAAGTGCCCTCATTTTGTCCTCTTACCAAAAACATCTGTTGGGATGCCTGGTCACTGCCCCCCACCATTTCttctaaaaatgtataaaacagggGATTGGTCTTACCTGGGCATTTAACATCCATAAAGTAGGAGTTTGGGCTCTGTACCAACCTCTTCTTCTTATGTCTAGTCTTCTCCTCATCAGAGGACGGATGCAGTAAATCTTTGGCCAGCTGAAAAGAATCAAAAATACATTTGTA
It encodes:
- the RPS27L gene encoding 40S ribosomal protein S27-like; translation: MPLAKDLLHPSSDEEKTRHKKKRLVQSPNSYFMDVKCPGCYKITTVFSHAQTVVLCVGCSTVLCQPTGGKARLTEGCSFRRKQH